A section of the Festucalex cinctus isolate MCC-2025b chromosome 9, RoL_Fcin_1.0, whole genome shotgun sequence genome encodes:
- the foxo4 gene encoding forkhead box protein O4: MDERIAMDELPAPPIDPDFEPQSRPRSCTWPLPRPDISAVKQEAPDGAESAAGTPPADDDKPDPQRLHATATSEPEKAAAGAAAAGAAAADPAAGGVTPRKGSSRRNAWGNQSYADLISQAIENSPDKRLTLAQIYEWMVKTVPYFRDKGDSNSSAGWKNSIRHNLSLHNKFLRVHNESTGKSSWWMLNPDGGKTGKAPRRRAASMDNSSKLLKSRIRAKQTKKQAGAGGGGAPPPPSDGSAGPDSPNASQQFPKWGVSSSSPSSRGSLDDGDMWTSFRPRTSSNASTLSGRLSPIAPGQEDDDDNLPEDALLGRYAASALTPTLAETLMEELDLIDGLTLMGGRRGGASPSTAPPGPPTPLPSAATLLPRGAASFSAFHQQPAAVGPTPKDFGNSLFNSPHASAAPHYGTHVPSSLEVLLTSDSPPPSDVLMAQAPPLASAPAGLMGLGSTVVGVRPKPSQLLLGKGPEAGAGGPLSAPAPVQHHLHPHQQPHLSLGMILSSGVSQDPVPMPAPKAQHHSVPSAAGHFGAPPCFQAAPERLPTDLDVDMFTENLDCDVDYIINSDLMDADGIDFNFDPYAGPAGQSGYAGSAATQGSAHNWVPS, encoded by the exons ATGGACGAGAGGATCGCCATGGACGAGTTGCCGGCGCCACCCATCGACCCGGATTTCGAGCCGCAGAGCCGCCCCCGCTCGTGCACATGGCCGCTGCCTCGGCCGGACATCTCGGCCGTGAAGCAGGAAGCCCCTGATGGCGCCGAGTCCGCTGCCGGGACTCCCCCTGCAGACGACGACAAGCCGGATCCGCAGCGGCTGCATGCGACGGCCACCTCCGAGCCGGAGAAGGCAGCGGCGGGGGCGGCAGCGGCGGGGGCGGCTGCGGCCGACCCAGCGGCGGGCGGCGTGACCCCCCGCAAGGGTTCATCCAGGCGCAACGCGTGGGGAAACCAGAGCTACGCCGACCTCATCAGCCAGGCCATCGAGAACTCGCCGGACAAGAGGCTGACGCTGGCGCAGATCTACGAGTGGATGGTGAAGACGGTGCCGTACTTCCGAGACAAGGGCGACAGCAACAGCTCGGCCGGCTGGAAG AATTCCATCCGCCACAATCTGTCGCTGCACAACAAGTTCCTGCGGGTCCACAACGAGTCGACGGGCAAGAGCTCCTGGTGGATGCTCAACCCAGATGGGGGCAAGACGGGCAAAGCCCCCCGCCGCCGCGCCGCCTCCATGGACAACAGCAGCAAGCTGCTGAAGAGCCGCATACGCGCCAAGCAGACCAAGAAGCAGGCGGGGGCCGGCGGGGGCGGGGCTCCGCCCCCGCCAAGCGATGGCTCCGCCGGCCCCGACAGCCCCAACGCGTCGCAGCAGTTCCCCAAGTGGggggtgagcagcagcagcccgTCGTCCCGCGGCAGCCTGGACGACGGCGACATGTGGACGTCGTTCCGGCCCCGTACCAGCTCCAATGCCAGCACGCTGAGCGGGCGCCTGTCGCCCATCGCGCCGGGccaggaggacgacgacgacaaccTGCCCGAGGACGCGTTACTGGGCCGCTACGCCGCCAGCGCCCTCACGCCCACCCTGGCCGAGACCCTGATGGAGGAGCTGGACCTGATCGACGGGCTGACCCTGATGGGCGGCCGGCGGGGCGGCGCCAGCCCCAGCACAGCCCCGCCGGGTCCGCCCACCCCGCTGCCGTCCGCCGCCACACTGCTGCCCCGCGGCGCCGCCTCCTTCTCCGCCTTCCATCAGCAGCCGGCGGCGGTAGGGCCCACCCCCAAGGACTTCGGCAACTCCCTCTTCAATTCCCCTCACGCCAGCGCCGCCCCCCACTACGGGACCCACGTGCCCTCCAGCCTGGAGGTGCTGCTCACCTCCGACTCGCCGCCTCCTAGCGACGTCCTGATGGCGCAGGCCCCGCCTCTGGCATCCGCCCCAGCGGGCCTGATGGGCCTGGGCTCCACGGTGGTGGGTGTCAGGCCCAAACCCAGCCAACTGCTGCTGGGCAAGGGCCCGGAAGCCGGCGCGGGGGGTCCTCTGAGCGCGCCGGCGCCTGTGCAGCACCACCTGCACCCGCACCAGCAACCCCACCTCAGTCTGGGCATGATCCTGTCGTCGGGCGTGTCGCAGGACCCGGTGCCGATGCCCGCCCCGAAAGCGCAGCACCACTCCGTCCCCTCGGCGGCGGGACACTTCGGGGCGCCGCCCTGCTTCCAGGCGGCGCCCGAGCGGCTGCCCACCGACCTGGATGTGGACATGTTCACCGAGAACCTGGACTGCGACGTGGACTACATCATCAACAGTGACCTCATGGACGCCGACGGCATCGACTTCAACTTCGACCCCTAcgccggccccgccgggcagtCGGGCTACGCCGGGTCCGCTGCCACGCAGGGCTCCGCCCACAACTGGGTGCCCAGCTAA